GCGGGCGTCCACCTGGCGGCGCGTCAGGCCCTGAATGGCGGCGTTCATGTAGACGTTCTCGCGTCCCGTGAACTCGGGATTGAAGCCGGCGCCCAGTTCAAGCAGGGCCGCTACCGTGCCGTCGACCTGGCAGACGCCGCGGGTGGGATTGAAGATGCCGGCCACGATTTGCAGCAGGGTGCTCTTGCCCGACCCGTTCTGTCCCACGATGCCCAGGGTGGTTCCGGGTTCCACCAAAAGATCCACGTCGCGCAGGGCCCAGTGGCCTCCGTGCAGCTTGAGACGTCCCAGGCTGAGCAGTTCCAGCAAGCGGTGGCTGGGGGAGCGGTAAATGGGGTATTCCTTGCCCAGTCCGTGGATCTCGATGGTGCCCTTGGCCGCCGCGTTCATGTCCTTGAAACTCTACCGAAGTTCGAAGCGCGAAGCATCTCAGATGACGTCGACGAAGTCGCGCTTGGTGTTGCGGAAGATGAATCCTCCCAGCAGGAAGGCTCCCAGCGACCAGGCCGTCAGGGCCAACAAGGTATCGGCTGAGGGCGGGGTGTTTTCCAACAGAATGCTGCGGTAGGCGTCCACCACGAAGCGCATGGGATTGGCGCCCAGCCAGGGACGCAGCCAGCCGGGCACGTCCTCCATGCGGTAGAAGATGGGGGTGAGCCAGAACCAGAAAGTGAGTCCCACCGTGAGCAATTGCAGGGTGTCGCGCAAGAAGACCTGCAAGGCTGCCGCGATCCATCCCAGTCCAAGGCACATGACCGCGGTCAGCAGCAGCACCGGCGGCAGCAGGAGCAGCGTCCAGCCCAGGGTCCCGAAGTAGAGCAGGAAGGCCAGCAGGATGGCGAGTCCGAAGAGGTGGGTGACCAGGTTGGAGAGGACGATGGTGAGAGGCAGAATCTCGGAGGGAAAGGCGGTCTTGCGCAGCAGATTGCTCTGCTGCACCACCGACTCGCATCCCCTCAGCAGCGTGTCTTGAAAGTAGAGGAAGGGCAGCAGTCCGCAGAAGAGAAAGATGGCGAAGTTGTCGTTGATCTGGGGATACTTGTCGAGCTGGATGTTGAGGATGCCCGAGAAGACCAGCGAGTAAGTGACCAGCAAGGCCAGGGGGTGCACTACGGCCCAGAAGAATCCCATGGCCGAACCCACGTAGCGCGAGCGCAGGTCGCGGACGGCGAAGTTCACCACCAGGTCGCGCTGGCGCAGCAGCTTGGAGAAGAAGTTGACGGCGATGGCCAGCGGACGCTTCATGAGTCCGCCTCCCCCGCCGCCCCGCTCAGCAGCGCCTCGTATTGATCGGTGACCACCTCCCAATCGTAGCAGCGGCGGACGCGCCGTTGGGCGGCTTCCTTGAGGTGTCCGTAGCGCCGCGGATCCTCGGCCACCTCGCGCATCCTGGCGGCCAGCGCCTCCACCTCGTGGAAGGAGAGCAGCAGGGCCGCTTCCTGCGCCACTTCGCGGTTCTCGGGAGTATCGTGGGCCACCACCAGAGCTCCCGTACCCATGGCCTCGATCAGAGCCGGATGGGTGCCCCCCACCTCGGTAGCCTGGAAGTAGCAAAGGCAGTGGGAAAGCAGCTCGCGGTAGCCCTCTCCGTAGATGGCCCCCGGCATGAGCACGTTGGCCCCGCGGACTTGCCGCCGCAGTCCCTCGATGTACTCCTGGCTGTAGGGAGCGTCGCCTACCAGAACCAATGGCAAGTCGAGCCCGGAAAGCTTGTAGGCCTGCAAGACCAAGTGGGCGTTGTTCTCAGGTTCCAGGCGGCTGACGTAAAGCAGGTAGCGTCCCGCCTCCAGACCCAGCTCTTGCAGCGTCTTTCGCGATTCGGCCCGGGCCGCCTGGGCTCCGTAGGGGATGAAGGTGGAAGAGCAGGAATAGGTCTTCAGGTAGTAGTCCTGGATGGCGCGGGCGTCGGTGACAACCTGGACGGGAAGATGAGCGGCCAGCCATTCGCTGAGTCGGTAGTAGCCGCGTCCGGCCCAGTTCCACTTGCGCCGCTTGCGCTCGATGCCGTCCACGTTGAGGGCCACGCGACATCCGGCCAGGCGGGGAATCCAGCACACGGCGGCATTGGCGGCGTTGCATACGAGCACCGCGTCGAAACCCCGAAAGAGGACGTCCAGCACGCTCAGGGCGGTGTGAGACACGGTCTCCAGGTACTTGTGGCGGACGCATGGCAACACCCGCAAGTCGACGCCGCGGTAGCTCTCCAGCTTGGGGTCGACGTAGTGGGAGCGTCCGTAGACGGTCACTTTGTGGCCCCGTTTGACCAGGCGCCGGGAAAGTTCCTCGGCAAAGGTTTCGAATCCGCCGTAGTTGGCGGGGATGCCGCGGGTGCCCAGCAAGGCGATTCTAAGCCTGCGCTGGAGCTTGCGGGCTGTCGGGATCTTGCTGGACGGCATAAGGCGATGCGATCAAGAAAAGAAGCAGGATAACGACCTCGGAGTCGCCGAAATTATATTCAAAGAGGCCCGCCGCGAGAAAGGCGGCCAGGCTGGTCAGTGCTGAAACCGAGGCGAAGAAGAGAAAACGGTCGTCCCCGGCGCGGCGCGCCATGTGCAGCAAAGAGACGGCCAACACCCCCCACATGGTGAGCCACGCCAGGAGGGCGAGGAGGCCCGATTCAGCCGCGATCTGGACGTAGCAGTTGTGCAGGTGCTGGTAGGCCTCAGGCGGAAAATCGCGGGTGGCGTAGCGGGGATAGACGTCGGGAATCATGCGCGGCCCCACGCCCGTCAGGGGATGCTCCGAGACCATGTTACAACCCGTCTTGAGCAGCTCGATGCGGATGCTGGTGGTGTAGTCCCCGGGGTCGAATCCGGCCCGCAGTCGCTCCTGATAACGGGCCGGCATCAGCATCACGGTCAGGCCCATCACCAATACGACGGCCAGCGTCCAGCGCAGCCCGTAGAGTCCTCTCAGCAGGGCGGTGCGCCGGCTGGGCAGTCCGAATCGATATCCGTAGACCGCCGCCACCAGCAGCACGCCGAAAGCCGTCCCCAGCCAGGCGTTGCGGGTCTGGGTGAGAATCAGCGCCAGCGACATCAAGACCAGGGTGAGCAGGCAGAGGACGTCGCGCAGACGGTTGCGCTTGGGATGACGGGCGATGTAGAGGCCCAGCAGAGCCAGGATGGAGACGATGCCCATCATCAACTGGGCCGAGAAGGTCATCCAGTGGCTCATCAGCCCCCGCACGCGGTTGAGCGGTCCCACTTCCAGAAGCCAGAAGTACTGCAGGATGGCCAAGGAGGCGCTGACGGCCAAGAGGGCGTAAACGCCCCGAAAGATCATCTTCACGTCGCGCCGCTTGAGCATGGTGACGAAAAGGAAGACGCAAGAAAACAAGAGCAGCTTCTTGAGGTTGATGGCGCTGATCAGCGGATGTGCCGAAAAGGCCATCGAGACGATGGTGAGGAGGGCGTAGGCGAAAAAAGGCCAGGCGAAGCCGGGCAGAATAAGACGGAAATTGCGATGGCTGAGGCTGTAGGCGATCCACAGCAACAGAGCCACGAAGAGCAGGATGTTGGCCACGAAGATGGAGGCCAGGGAAGCCACGATGCCCAGGCCCAAAAAGACCCTGATCCACTTATCCCGCATAGAACTCCCGCACGGCCTCGACAACTTCATGCACACGGCTTTCCGCCAGTCCGGGATAGACCGGCAAGCAGATAACGTTGTCAGAAACTTTTTCCGCCGCCGGGAAGTCTCCTTTGCGGTGACCCCAGCGGGCGCAAGCTCGCTGCAAGTGAAGAGGAATGGGATAAACGACTTTGGCTTCGATGCCCTTTTCCGACAGCGCCTCGATCAGTTGGTCGCGCCGCTCGGCCAGCGCGGCCGCGATGTGGTAGCAATGGCGAAAGCGCTGGGGCTCGCTCTGAAAGCAAATCTGGGGCAGGTCTTGCAGTCCTTCTCGGTAGAGTGAGACGATCCGGCGCCGTTCTTCGATCCAGCCTTCAAGGTGTTCGAGCTTGAGGATGAGCAGAGCGGCCTGCAATGCGTCCATGCGCGAATTGTAGCCTTCGAAGCGGTGGGTGTAGTAGCCGTCCTGCCCGTGATTGCGCAGCAGGCGCACGTGGTCGGCGGTTTCGGGATCGTTGCAGGTCAGGGCTCCGGCGTCGCCGAAGGCTCCCAGGTTCTTGGTGGGGTAAAAGCTGAAGGCGGCCGAGCGTCCGAAGGTGCCGGCCCTCTGGCCCGCGATTTCCGCGCCGTGGGCCTGGCTGGCGTCTTCGATCACCCGCAAGCCGTTCTGCAAGGCTACAAAATGCAGCTTTTCCATGTCCGCCGCCAGACCGAAGATGTGCACCGGGAGGATAGCCTTGGTCCTGGAGGTGATCCGCGATTCCATGGCCTGAGGATCGAGGTTGTAGGTTCGGGGATCGACGTCGGCCAGCACCGCACGGGCTCCAATCTGCGAGATGATTTCAGTAGTTGCGATGAAAGTAAAGGGAGAAGTAATCACTTCGTCCCCTGCTCCAACGCCCGCCTCCAGCAGGGCGAAGCGCAGCGCATCGGTTCCGCTGTTGAGGGCCACGCAATGTGCGGCGCCGCAGAACTCGGCGAAGCGGCGTTCGAAGGTCTCTACGGGGTGGCCGCCGATGAAGCGGTTTTCAAGGGTCAATTGACGCACGGCGGAGACGAATTCGTCGGCCACCGCGCGGGTCTGGGGTGACAAGTCGATAAATGGAATGCGGACGCTCATGGCAAAAGCCGGAATTCTAGCAGATTCCAGTTTATACCTGCATCCGCTCAGGCGCTCCTCGCCAGTAAAGCGGCGTGTTAACATGCCCTGCCGTGAGCTTGCCGTCCGCCTTTTCCTATCGCCAGGGGATCTTGCATTGTCAGGACGTCGATCTGCGCCGATTGGCCGAAGAAGTCTCGACCCCCTGTTATGTCTACGACGAAGCCTCGATCATGGACGGCTTTGGGCGTCTGCGCGATGCCTTTGCCGGGGCCGAGGCGACTCTCTTCTACGCCGTCAAGGCCAATTCCAACCTGGCCGTACTCAATTTGCTGCGGCGGCAGGGCAGCGGATTCGACATCGTTTCCGGAGGCGAGCTGCAGCGGGTGCTGCACGTGGGCGGAGATCCGAAAAAGGTCATATTCAGCGGCGTGGGCAAGACCCGCCCGGAGCTGGAGATGGCCCTGCAGACAGGCCTGTTCAGCATCCACGTGGAGTCGATTCCGGAACTGGAGCTGATTGGGCAGTTGGCGCGTCAGAGGGGGGAGCGGGCCCGCATCTCCTTCCGCTTCAATCCCGACGTGGACGCCCAGACCCATCCCTATATCGCCACCGGATTGAGGCGCCACAAGTTCGGGCTCGACGTCAGCCGAGTCAGCGAGGTCTTCCGCTCACTGGAAGGGCATCCGGAACTGGAGGTGGTGGGTCTCGGTTCCCACATCGGATCCCAGATCTTCGACATGCAGCCCTTCATCGAGTCGTTCCGGCGCA
Above is a window of Acidobacteriota bacterium DNA encoding:
- a CDS encoding ABC transporter permease, whose translation is MKRPLAIAVNFFSKLLRQRDLVVNFAVRDLRSRYVGSAMGFFWAVVHPLALLVTYSLVFSGILNIQLDKYPQINDNFAIFLFCGLLPFLYFQDTLLRGCESVVQQSNLLRKTAFPSEILPLTIVLSNLVTHLFGLAILLAFLLYFGTLGWTLLLLPPVLLLTAVMCLGLGWIAAALQVFLRDTLQLLTVGLTFWFWLTPIFYRMEDVPGWLRPWLGANPMRFVVDAYRSILLENTPPSADTLLALTAWSLGAFLLGGFIFRNTKRDFVDVI
- a CDS encoding glycosyltransferase, producing MPSSKIPTARKLQRRLRIALLGTRGIPANYGGFETFAEELSRRLVKRGHKVTVYGRSHYVDPKLESYRGVDLRVLPCVRHKYLETVSHTALSVLDVLFRGFDAVLVCNAANAAVCWIPRLAGCRVALNVDGIERKRRKWNWAGRGYYRLSEWLAAHLPVQVVTDARAIQDYYLKTYSCSSTFIPYGAQAARAESRKTLQELGLEAGRYLLYVSRLEPENNAHLVLQAYKLSGLDLPLVLVGDAPYSQEYIEGLRRQVRGANVLMPGAIYGEGYRELLSHCLCYFQATEVGGTHPALIEAMGTGALVVAHDTPENREVAQEAALLLSFHEVEALAARMREVAEDPRRYGHLKEAAQRRVRRCYDWEVVTDQYEALLSGAAGEADS
- a CDS encoding O-antigen ligase family protein, which codes for MRDKWIRVFLGLGIVASLASIFVANILLFVALLLWIAYSLSHRNFRLILPGFAWPFFAYALLTIVSMAFSAHPLISAINLKKLLLFSCVFLFVTMLKRRDVKMIFRGVYALLAVSASLAILQYFWLLEVGPLNRVRGLMSHWMTFSAQLMMGIVSILALLGLYIARHPKRNRLRDVLCLLTLVLMSLALILTQTRNAWLGTAFGVLLVAAVYGYRFGLPSRRTALLRGLYGLRWTLAVVLVMGLTVMLMPARYQERLRAGFDPGDYTTSIRIELLKTGCNMVSEHPLTGVGPRMIPDVYPRYATRDFPPEAYQHLHNCYVQIAAESGLLALLAWLTMWGVLAVSLLHMARRAGDDRFLFFASVSALTSLAAFLAAGLFEYNFGDSEVVILLLFLIASPYAVQQDPDSPQAPAQA
- a CDS encoding DegT/DnrJ/EryC1/StrS family aminotransferase — protein: MSVRIPFIDLSPQTRAVADEFVSAVRQLTLENRFIGGHPVETFERRFAEFCGAAHCVALNSGTDALRFALLEAGVGAGDEVITSPFTFIATTEIISQIGARAVLADVDPRTYNLDPQAMESRITSRTKAILPVHIFGLAADMEKLHFVALQNGLRVIEDASQAHGAEIAGQRAGTFGRSAAFSFYPTKNLGAFGDAGALTCNDPETADHVRLLRNHGQDGYYTHRFEGYNSRMDALQAALLILKLEHLEGWIEERRRIVSLYREGLQDLPQICFQSEPQRFRHCYHIAAALAERRDQLIEALSEKGIEAKVVYPIPLHLQRACARWGHRKGDFPAAEKVSDNVICLPVYPGLAESRVHEVVEAVREFYAG
- the lysA gene encoding diaminopimelate decarboxylase, which codes for MSLPSAFSYRQGILHCQDVDLRRLAEEVSTPCYVYDEASIMDGFGRLRDAFAGAEATLFYAVKANSNLAVLNLLRRQGSGFDIVSGGELQRVLHVGGDPKKVIFSGVGKTRPELEMALQTGLFSIHVESIPELELIGQLARQRGERARISFRFNPDVDAQTHPYIATGLRRHKFGLDVSRVSEVFRSLEGHPELEVVGLGSHIGSQIFDMQPFIESFRRMKALAGRFKQQGFKVSHLDLGGGLGVPYEPMQARPQLDRYADVLARERGDYKIVLEPGRCLVAEAGALLTRVIYHKVNNDKHFVVVDGAMNDLLRPALYQAYHEIVPVAEAPGEIVADVVGPVCETGDFLARDRLVADYQRGDLAAVLHAGAYGFCLSSNYNSRPRVAEVMVRGKDWEVIRRRESFQDLIRGEAPL